The nucleotide sequence TGGGTCGGCCCGTCTGGCCGTGGACCCATTCGTTGAACTCCCACTCGCGATCGCGACCGAGGCGGTTGACCTCGGCGAGACGATAAAGTTCGCGACACGCGACCTCATGCAAACCGAGGCGATGGATGAAGCGCACCCACATGCCGCCGACGAAGGGCCAGATGCCACCGTTGTGATAGTGGTGCGGGAGATTGAGGAGATTGACGGTGTAGTAGGCGCGCCAATCGGGGTCGCCGGCTTGCACGACCGGGTAGAGATTGGAGACCGGATGGGGTTCGTTGACCCCCACGCCCCACATGAAGCGGAACGCCTCCCGGGCGCGGTCGATGTCGAGGAGGTTGGTGAGAAAGGCCAGCACGTTGCCGAAGACATCGCAGCGCCAGTTGAAGGCGAAGGGGGTGATCTCGGCCAACAGGTAGTGGGTGTCGCCCATGCTGAACTGGCGGTTGGCAAACGAGCGCGTGTCGTGGCCGGTGGTATCGGGATTGGTCGTGGGCCAGAACATGCTGAGGATCTTGCCGCGAATGTGCTGGGACCAGCGCAGGTAGTCGGCGGCGCGATCGTGGTCGCCGCGAAACTCGAGCAGATGCCCGTAGCACACGTTGGCGCGATACCAGAGGACTTCGTCGTAGAGCACGTTGTAACTGCGGCCAAACAAATCGGTCCAATCCCCGGCCTCGGGAATTTCGAGCAAGCCGTCGTTGTTGCTGTCGTGGGCCGCCAGCCAGTCCATGGCGCGTTGCAAGGCGGCGGCGTGCCGGTCGAGAAAGGCGGTGTCGCCGGTGCGATCGACGAAGTTGTAGACCGCGATGATGAGCCACAGGCCCGAGTCGATGGCACAGATGTTGCCCACCCCGGAATAGTCGGGCACGCCGTCGTCGATGCGCACGTTGGCGGGAATCTGGCCCGTCGGGGAAATGGCCCCCAGCAACGTCTCCAACGTGCGGCGGGAACAATCGAGGATCTCGGGGTCGTCGACATCGAGACTGTTGATCACGGTGATCGCGCCGTCGCGGCCCCACACGGAACGGTAGTTGGCGTCGGTGCCGGTGACGGTGTTGTCGTGCAACGAGCAGGCGGAAAATCCGATGGGCGTGATGTTGCGCTTCAACGCGTCGATGGCGCGTTCGTAGGCGGTGTGCACAAAGGCTTTTTCCTCATCGTTGAGACCGCCGAGTTTGGTGCCGGTGAACAGCATCTTGAAATCGGTGGTCATCTTGGCGCGCGGGATGGCGGTCTCGTTGGCCGTGGGTGGGGCGCAGGCGACGCCGAAGTGACACAGTCCCTCGACCACGCCGTCGGCCATGATTTGGCGCGCGTGATGCAGATGGGGATGACCGACGGTGGCTTCGAGCAACTCCGGCTGGGCGTTTTGCACGACGATGCCTTTGACGCCGGGCACGAGGAACATGCTGCTGTCGTTGCCGGTATCGCCCGCGACGATGACCGATGACAACGGCATACCAAGGTGTTTGCACAACCAGCGCAGGGCACCGCCCTTGGTGGCCGCCTGCGGCAGGATATCCAAGTCACGCGCGCTGGAGTAAACGACAGTGACGTCGAGCCCGGTGGCCTGGACGAGTTGCTCGATCTCGGCGATGCGCTGGGCGGTGGCATCGTGCAGATACCAACTCGTCTTGTGGTCGTTTTGAAAGTGATCGGGTTGGGGCGAAGTGTCCTCGAGGTCCTGGAGGATGGCGTGGACCTTGGTGCGGTCCCAGTTGCGATTCAGTTCGTCGGACCAGGCGTCGAGTCGAGCGTCGCCCTTGACGTCAAAGATCTCGGTGCCAACGCCGCCGATGTAGAAGTCCGGGGACGGCAACAACTCGGCGGCGACCAACGACTGCATGTCGGCGACCAGTCGGCCGCTGTTAAAAACGAGACAAGGGCGTTCGGCATCGGTGAGCGTTTCCCACGCCGCGATGAAACGCTGGGTCGACTCCGGATTGCCGAGCAGGGTGCCGTCGAGATCGGAGCTGAAGAGTTGAATCGGTGAGTTAATGGATGCGGCCATGAGTGAAGCGGACCCGCGAAGCTGGGATCGGTGCGAGTTGAAAGGCGGGGCGAGCAGGGTGAATGCCGGAGAGGGCCCGTGAAACGTCTCAACAAAGATTTACCCGGTGGCGGGGTCAAGGAAGGGACCGGGTTCCGCGCGGCGCGGGCGGCGTTTGACACCTTTGATAGGGTCGATGGGTGCACCCGATTGATACGGCCATTGTAGGACTTTATCTGCTGTCGTTGCTCGTGGCGGGCGTGTGGCTGGCCCGCCGCGCCGGTCAGGGCGCGGATGATTATTTTCTGGGGGGACGCCGGTTGCCGTGGTGGGCGCTCGGGTCCTCGGGCATGTCGAGCAATCTCGATGTGGCGGGCACGATGACGATTGTCGCGCTGGTCACGCTTTACGGGCTGCAGGGATTTTGGATCGAGATGCGGGGCGGGGTGGTGCTGCCGATCGCGGTGTTTCTCGCCTTCATGGGCAAGTGGCACCGGCGCTCCGAAGTGATGACCACGGCCGAATGGATGCTGTTGCGTTTCGGCGACGGGCGCGGCGGGCGCGCGGCCCGATGGACGGCGGCGTTGACCTATGTGATTCTGACGGTGGCCATGATCGTATTCTTCCTGTCGGCGGGCGGGCGATTTCTCGCAGAGTTTCTACCGTATTCAGAAACTCAATGCGCGGTGGGCGTGGCGCTCATTGCCTTTCTCTACACGACGGCGAGTGGTTTGCACGGCGTGATCTGGACCGATGTCGTGCAGTCGGTCCTGATCGGAGGAGCGGCGATTTATGTGGCGGTGACGGCGGCAGGGCTGGTCACGCCGACATTGTTGGCGGGCTGGCCGGCGGCGGAGTTGAACACCTTCTGGCCGCAAAGCGGCGACGGAGCGATGGAGCCTTACGTGCCCTTTTATGCGTTTCTCGCCATATGGATCAGCAAAGGCGTGCTGGAAGGACTGGGGGGCAGTGGAGGCTCGGCGTATATGGCGCAGCGGTTTTATGCGGCGAGCGATGAGCAGGACTGCGGCAAGATCGCGATGTTGTGGACGGTGCTCTTTGCCGCGCGTTGGCCGATGGTGTTGGGCTTTGCCATCATCGCGATGCAGCTCGGTGTGACCGTGGACTCGTTCGCGGCGGCGGAGGGAGTGTTGCCGACGGTGTTGCAATCGACCTATTTCCCCGCTGGGGTGCGCGGACTGATTCTCGCGGCGATGTTGGCGGCGGCGATGTCGACCTTTGACAGCACGCTCAACGCGGGGGCGTCCTACGTGGTGCGCGATCTGTTTCAGCCGTGGTTTCCCCGGGCGGCGGAGCGGCAATTGGTGTGGGCCGGTTATGGGGCTTCCGCGGTGCTGGTGGCGATGGGACTGGGGTTGTCGCTATGGTTGGGCGGCACGGTGTTGGGCGTCTGGATCGGCATCGTCATGCTGCTGTTTCCGGCGTTTTTGGTGCCGTTCGCGTTGCGGTGGTATTGGTCGCGGTTCAACGGTCCGGGGTTTGCGGCCGGTATCGCGGGCGGATTTGCCACGGCGTTGTTTTTCTCGCTCATCGACCCGGCCGGATGGAACGAAGCGACCCGGTTTTTGGCGATTTCCGTGGTCTCAGCGGTGGCGGCGATTGCCGTCGCGCTGAATTCGGCCCCCGTGGATCCGGACCAGTTGCGACGATTTTACGAGCAAGTCCGGCCCTTCGGCTGGTGGCCGCGGGCCTGGCGGCAACCCGACAAGGTCGAGCATCGGGCTGATGTCGCACGGCTGCTGCAGGCGCTGGTATGGCAGATCACCACGTTTCTCCTGCCGATGGGCATGGTGTTGGGTATGTGGGTCGAAGTGGCGGTGGCCGCCGTCGTGTGGATCGTCCTGGCGGTGCGGTTGTGGCCGGATAGCAAACGACCGCAGGCGTAAAACACTCGCGGCCGGAAAAGTTTGGCACCGCCCGCGAAGACGGCGTGGTGTTGCTCAATTAATCGCCATCGTGCCAGGGCTCGTCCCAATCATCCTCGTCAATGGCATGGGGACTCGGACGACCTTCGACGAGGCCGATGAGTTGTTGAGCGATCCCGGTCCAAGTGAAGAGGCTGCGAGCCTTGTGGGCCCCCATACGTTTCATGCGATTGCGTAATTTGGGATAATTCAGCGGTTTCATCATGGTAATGCCGAGATCCTCCGGGTCGAAGGTGTCGGCATAGAGGCCGTGGCGGCCGTAACTGATGGCACGGAACAAACCGCCGTGGACCGTCACGACCGTCGGGGTCCCGCAGGCCATGGCTTCGATCGCGGTCATGCCGAATGGTTCGTAGCGGCTGCTGAGCACGAACAAATCGGCCGCGCGGTAATAGTCGGGCAAGTCCTCATCGCTGAT is from Synoicihabitans lomoniglobus and encodes:
- a CDS encoding HAD-IIB family hydrolase yields the protein MAASINSPIQLFSSDLDGTLLGNPESTQRFIAAWETLTDAERPCLVFNSGRLVADMQSLVAAELLPSPDFYIGGVGTEIFDVKGDARLDAWSDELNRNWDRTKVHAILQDLEDTSPQPDHFQNDHKTSWYLHDATAQRIAEIEQLVQATGLDVTVVYSSARDLDILPQAATKGGALRWLCKHLGMPLSSVIVAGDTGNDSSMFLVPGVKGIVVQNAQPELLEATVGHPHLHHARQIMADGVVEGLCHFGVACAPPTANETAIPRAKMTTDFKMLFTGTKLGGLNDEEKAFVHTAYERAIDALKRNITPIGFSACSLHDNTVTGTDANYRSVWGRDGAITVINSLDVDDPEILDCSRRTLETLLGAISPTGQIPANVRIDDGVPDYSGVGNICAIDSGLWLIIAVYNFVDRTGDTAFLDRHAAALQRAMDWLAAHDSNNDGLLEIPEAGDWTDLFGRSYNVLYDEVLWYRANVCYGHLLEFRGDHDRAADYLRWSQHIRGKILSMFWPTTNPDTTGHDTRSFANRQFSMGDTHYLLAEITPFAFNWRCDVFGNVLAFLTNLLDIDRAREAFRFMWGVGVNEPHPVSNLYPVVQAGDPDWRAYYTVNLLNLPHHYHNGGIWPFVGGMWVRFIHRLGLHEVACRELYRLAEVNRLGRDREWEFNEWVHGQTGRPMGKAYQAWSAACFIRACQEVEADPDHGGD
- a CDS encoding sodium:solute symporter family transporter, producing the protein MHPIDTAIVGLYLLSLLVAGVWLARRAGQGADDYFLGGRRLPWWALGSSGMSSNLDVAGTMTIVALVTLYGLQGFWIEMRGGVVLPIAVFLAFMGKWHRRSEVMTTAEWMLLRFGDGRGGRAARWTAALTYVILTVAMIVFFLSAGGRFLAEFLPYSETQCAVGVALIAFLYTTASGLHGVIWTDVVQSVLIGGAAIYVAVTAAGLVTPTLLAGWPAAELNTFWPQSGDGAMEPYVPFYAFLAIWISKGVLEGLGGSGGSAYMAQRFYAASDEQDCGKIAMLWTVLFAARWPMVLGFAIIAMQLGVTVDSFAAAEGVLPTVLQSTYFPAGVRGLILAAMLAAAMSTFDSTLNAGASYVVRDLFQPWFPRAAERQLVWAGYGASAVLVAMGLGLSLWLGGTVLGVWIGIVMLLFPAFLVPFALRWYWSRFNGPGFAAGIAGGFATALFFSLIDPAGWNEATRFLAISVVSAVAAIAVALNSAPVDPDQLRRFYEQVRPFGWWPRAWRQPDKVEHRADVARLLQALVWQITTFLLPMGMVLGMWVEVAVAAVVWIVLAVRLWPDSKRPQA